From a single Couchioplanes caeruleus genomic region:
- a CDS encoding ArsR/SmtB family transcription factor gives MATYQSDDGWNALGDPTRRAIVACLAERPRAVGELADELPISRPAVSQHLKVLKEAGLVTDHATGTRRVYRLNPAGVAALRDQLDTFWSRALDNYRDVAGQPAESPNEERS, from the coding sequence GTGGCAACTTACCAATCCGACGACGGGTGGAACGCGCTCGGGGATCCCACGCGCCGGGCCATCGTCGCCTGCCTCGCCGAACGGCCCCGGGCCGTCGGTGAACTCGCCGACGAGCTGCCCATCAGCCGCCCCGCCGTCTCCCAGCACCTGAAGGTGCTCAAGGAGGCGGGCCTGGTCACCGACCACGCGACCGGCACCCGGCGGGTCTACCGGCTCAACCCGGCCGGCGTGGCCGCCCTGCGCGACCAGCTGGACACCTTCTGGAGCCGCGCGCTCGACAACTACCGGGACGTCGCCGGGCAACCGGCCGAATCACCGAACGAGGAGAGATCATGA